In Brassica napus cultivar Da-Ae chromosome C2, Da-Ae, whole genome shotgun sequence, the sequence ACGTTGGAAAAATATCAACGTTTCAACAACCAAAGGCGTCCACTCTATGAAAGCTTTTGGACCAAAAAGAAGAACTCGATATACCTATATAAAAGTGTAATATCAtgagtatatattttttttttgaacgaccAAAGATTTAATTAAAGCCCTAAGGCAAAGCAGAGTTGAAGTTACACAAGGCTGATTTTACAAGTTTATCAGCCGAAATATTTAGAGATCTAGAGATAAAggaacattgcattgaagaaaATAGGGATGATAGAGTCTCGATGTCGAGTGTTAATCCGTAGATTTCCACAGGATGTTGCTTCGAGTTGAGCGCTTTAGTAAGCACCTGATTATCTGAGCGAATGCAGATTTTGGAGTAGTGGAGCGTCCTTGCGTGTAGAAGGGCTTCACGAATTGCAATGGCCTCTGCCATAAGGGCTGAAGCCACATGGGGCTCTGTCGAGGATCCTTGTCCGATTGTCTGCCCTGTCGAGTCCTGAAAGATCCAGCCAAAGCCCGCATCCCCGGTTAATGGTTTCCAAGCTGCATCAGTATAGCATATCACTGTGTCCTGGTCCGAAGCTGAGGTTTGTCTCCGCTGGTTTGGGGCTTGGGCCACCTTTGGAGGCTGTGAATCTTGCCATTCTCTGGCTGGTCGTAGCGTCTTGCATATGATATCTTCTGGGCAGAGGTCAAGCTTTTCAAAGGTCAAAGAGTTCCTAGCTAACCAGATGCACCAGCACAACCAAGGAAATA encodes:
- the LOC106377908 gene encoding uncharacterized protein LOC106377908, producing MVTCSRCGEAETAAHIFLHCRFTKRIWKALPLRPIDLDTFNSFEQAIANSGMICLPPSGVNVDLFPWLCWCIWLARNSLTFEKLDLCPEDIICKTLRPAREWQDSQPPKVAQAPNQRRQTSASDQDTVICYTDAAWKPLTGDAGFGWIFQDSTGQTIGQGSSTEPHVASALMAEAIAIREALLHARTLHYSKICIRSDNQVLTKALNSKQHPVEIYGLTLDIETLSSLFSSMQCSFISRSLNISADKLVKSALCNFNSALP